Proteins from one Triticum aestivum cultivar Chinese Spring chromosome 7A, IWGSC CS RefSeq v2.1, whole genome shotgun sequence genomic window:
- the LOC123150776 gene encoding uncharacterized protein has translation MPRRSAIAYIHDDKERDFTFFKRRGGLFKSIAGLSAVTGARVAVVLETENETMHSFGTPSADPIADAFLSGAPLVVPLDDEATTARIAQLQSEVARLDMNCMKEYKENQLSIERMKQIQEQCPGMAANHIFSKEEDLSPGDLNNLSNEISRFHEDIGHRLPQLHHGHKAMTGRASIKQNMLPSSGPPSDRMRTTPSSVHSLWDHHLPQHQMHSSPLPSPPGHIMAPGFSQVPPIFHPASSPLVPQLASQQETAPNQAHELPPPQDISVKDYVSPCNPVNPQQNDANSNSTSRYNLAVSPLLVYSGGNDFTVNDPFVYESWGYALSDQPFRNEYIEKDASLGYNGADVGQSSMGNGGWVDKPPESSSS, from the coding sequence ATGCCGAGGCGGTCAGCTATCGCATATATCCATGATGACAAAGAGCGTGATTTCACATTCTTCAAGCGACGCGGCGGTTTGTTTAAGAGTATTGCTGGTCTCTCTGCTGTCACTGGTGCTAGGGTTGCTGTCGTCCTAGAGACAGAAAATGAGACGATGCATTCCTTTGGGACGCCATCTGCTGACCCCATTGCTGATGCTTTTCTATCAGGAGCACCACTAGTAGTTCCACTTGATGATGAGGCAACAACTGCCAGAATAGCCCAGCTACAAAGTGAGGTGGCTCGGCTTGATATGAATTGCATGAAGGAGTACAAGGAAAACCAACTTTCCATCGAGCGTATGAAACAAATCCAAGAGCAGTGCCCAGGTATGGCAGCAAACCATATCTTCTCGAAGGAAGAAGATCTCAGCCCTGGAGATCTCAACAATCTATCCAATGAAATCTCTCGTTTCCATGAGGACATTGGACATCGACTGCCACAACTACATCATGGACACAAAGCCATGACTGGTCGTGCAAGCATAAAACAAAACATGCTACCATCAAGTGGTCCACCATCGGATCGCATGAGGACTACCCCTTCATCAGTGCACTCACTATGGGATCACCATCTTCCACAACACCAAATGCATTCATCTCCACTTCCATCACCACCAGGACACATCATGGCACCAGGTTTTTCTCAGGTACCACCAATATTCCATCCCGCATCATCTCCTTTAGTGCCACAATTGGCTTCCCAGCAAGAGACCGCACCTAATCAGGCACATGAACTACCTCCACCACAAGATATAAGTGTCAAGGATTATGTAAGTCCTTGCAACCCAGTGAACCCACAACAGAATGATGCAAACTCTAACTCAACATCTAGGTATAATTTGGCGGTCTCTCCACTGTTGGTCTACTCTGGTGGAAATGATTTTACCGTCAATGACCCATTTGTCTATGAATCATGGGGTTATGCTCTATCGGATCAACCATTCCGCAATGAATATATAGAGAAGGATGCTTCCTTGGGCTATAATGGTGCCGATGTAGGGCAATCTTCCATGGGAAATGGTGGATGGGTTGATAAGCCACCGGAATCTTCTTCTAGCTAG